The DNA segment GGCAAAGAGTAGCGGGCGCGGCGAGGCCGCCGCAGAATCGCTACCCTGTTGCCGCGCGGCGATTCAGCCCAAACGGCAAGTGCGAGAGGTCGGCAAAAATGAAGGCGGCGTCCGGAGGGGACCGTTCATGACGTACTGTATAGGTATCATGCTCGACAGCGGGCTGATCTTTGCATCGGATTCGCGTACGCACGCCGATGTCGACAATTTTGCCAGTTTCTGCAAGATGAGCGTGTTAGAGCGTGCCGGCGACCGGGTGATCGTACTGCTCAGTTCAGGCAACCTGGCCGGAACGCAGGCGGTCATCGGCCTGCTGAGGCAGCGGATCGCCAAGCACCCGTCGAACAGCCTGTGGAGCGCAGAATCCATGTTCGACACGGCGATGCTGGTGTCGGATGCCATGCGCGACGTCGACCGGCGCGATGGCCAGTTCCTTGCGGAGAGCGACCTCCGTTTCAATGCCTCGTTCATACTCGGCGGCCAGATTGCCGGTGAACCACCACGACTTTTCCGGATCTACGCGGAGGGTAACTTCATCGAGGCGGGAACGGAGA comes from the Gammaproteobacteria bacterium genome and includes:
- a CDS encoding peptidase; its protein translation is MTYCIGIMLDSGLIFASDSRTHADVDNFASFCKMSVLERAGDRVIVLLSSGNLAGTQAVIGLLRQRIAKHPSNSLWSAESMFDTAMLVSDAMRDVDRRDGQFLAESDLRFNASFILGGQIAGEPPRLFRIYAEGNFIEAGTETPYLQTGETKYGKPIVDWVITEATSLNDAAKCALVSFDSTMRSNLSVGMPIDLLCYERDSLAVRMRRRFGEGDTYFVELSRRWSEGTRLVFRQLPDLDW